From the Cyanobium sp. M30B3 genome, the window GCAAGGTCGGGCCTGTCGGTGTAGACAGCATGACCCAGATTCAGCCGCCACACCCGCTCGCCCCGCACCAGACTCAGCTCGCGCAGCTGGTGACCCGGATCCACCAGCCAACCTTGCACCTGCAACACCCGCCCGCACCGGCTCAATCGGATGGCATCGATCGCCGCCACCAGTCCATCGCTGTTGGCTCGATCCACAGCATGGCTGAGCTGATCGCGGGGATTGCTCCCCAGCCATTCCAGGGTGGAGAGAACCCGGCCGAGCAGATCCAGCTCACCAAGGATGCTGCTGGACTGTGGGTGCCTACGCAGCAGCTCCAGATTGCTTGCCGCGTCATGGGGCGCGCCGGCGTTGAGATCCAACCAGGCCAGCGCCACCAGGGCATGCAAGCAGGCATCGTGGCTCTGGTGTTTGGCCACCAGAGCGCCCAGCTGCTCCCGGGCTCTGCCGATCTCGCCCAACCCCCTGCAGCTCAGCCCCAGGAACAGCACGCTCCATGGCAGCAGGTCGCCCAACGGCTCTGCCGCAAAGGCCACAGCTGCAAGCAAGGGCACCGCCACTTCAAAACGCTCATGCGCATAAGCCCAGTGGCCCAGGCCATAGGCTGCCGCCACAGGCAGCTGAGAAGCCAGTGGCTCCACAAGATCGTGGCCCAGTCCCTCCAGAACGGTCTCAAACCGCCCCAGTTCGGCCTGGGCTCTCAGCTCAGCCAGCTGCTCCCTGTGCACCACTTGGGCCTCGCTGCTGCAAGCTGAAAAAAAACGTCGCTGAATCGGGCGGGGGGTGCCCGGTGTGATCCCATCTCGCGACGATGAGGAGCCGGGGACTTTGGAACTGGCTTGAGCGACTGGCGCGGGGCGGAGAGTCGGGTCTGGATGAGCGACCCGACCCTGTGGGTTGGCCGAAGTCTCCCTCTGCTGATCTCCCCTGATGCTCTGGTTCAGCTGCTGCCAAAGGCGAGTCTGCAGCGGATCCTCCAGCAAGCGCCGCTGAAGATCGTGCCGGTGGGGGGTCTGCACAATCACTGCCGGCAAAGGGACAGCCCAAGGCTGGACGGAGGTTTCATCACTTTAGAGCTTATCCTAGCAGTCTTGATCGTCCAGAACGAGTTGATCCCATCGACCAGCTCTATCGCCTCATCGGCTCGGTTTGCGGAGCCAGACGGATCAGACATGTTGAGAAAAAGCCCCACAACCTTCCATCGAAAACGGCTAAAATGTAGTGCAGCATAGACAATACGGCATAGACAAAACGGCATAGACAACCAGGGCAACGTGGCAACATCGCATCAAGAACAGCTTGTGAACCACGTTCAGCATTTACCAAGATTAACTTGACAAAGGCAATCGCGGGACATTTACTTTGAGCCGAAACAGCTTAAACCTTGGGCCTGCACAAAAACGAGGCTGTTGCGTTGCTGTCAGTTGTCGGCCAGCGCGGCCGAATGGAGAGCATGGTTCTTGCTGGCAAAGCACAAGCACTGGGCAGCGTCATCAGCCACCCCAGCCGCTGAGCGTTGATCAACACCAGCAACCTCTCTGGTCAATGCAGTTCAAGCCGTACCGGTACGGACCTGGTCGTACTCCAGATCAACCAGCACCGCCAGCAACTGGCGACGATCATTTGAATGCACCGACTGCACCCATGGTGAACTGCGCAAGTCGATCACCATACAATCCCTTAGCAGCGGCTCTGGGCAGTGCAGCACAACCGGATTAGGACCAGGTTTGAGCACCTGACAGAGTGGATCTCCAGGCGAATTCAGTTGAATCACCAGCGTGGGCTTGACCGCCATCGGCGCTGCCTCGGGCAGATAGAGAACCAGGCGGAGGGCATTCATCCGATCTTCCCCTACTCGCAGCATCTGGATCACCAGTCGGCTCGGTGTCTCCAACCAACCATCCGGATGAAGCCCGCTCGAGCTGGCCAGGATGCGCAGATCATCCCGGTCCCATCCCGGTAGTGCCGGGAGTTGCATCGCTTGCGGCTGCTGCGGCAGCTCTGCGGCTCTGGCCGCCAACCGCCAGTTGGGTCTGGCCTGATGCAGTCGCATGGCGATCTCCCCAGCGGATCCCTCCAGTGCTCCCACCAACACCACCTCAGCTCCAGGCGTCCCAGGCAGCTGCTCCAGCAACCAGCATTCCAGACCTCCCCACCTCAGGGGCAACCCCAGCACATCAGCCTGCGGGCTATCCCCCATTGCCAGCACCCCCATACCCTTCTGGCGACAGGTGGCAATCGCCTCGGCCGTGGGTTGCAGCAGCAGCGCCAGCGGCCGGCCCAGCAACTGCCGATCGGCCGCCAACAGCCAGGGGTGGCCCGTCGGTGGCTGCTCCCGATCCAACGTGGTTCGCCACTGCTGCTTCAGCTGCTCCAGGTTGCGCAGCTGATGGGCCTTGAGGCCCTGCTCAGTACTCCGCGAGTGGCTCAAGCCCTCCAGATGCATCACCCGGGCGGCCGGTTGCACCCACACCACCTGCCCGGCTTGGCGTACCCGCAGGCACAGATCCGTGTCCTCTGCATAGGCCGGCTGGTAGCGGGGGTCAAACCCCTCCAGCTCCTGCCAGAGCTGCCGGCGGATCGCCAGGGCGCAGCCGCTCACGTAATCACACTGGCGCTCGTAGGCCATGGCGAAGCCGTACTCCGGCGGCGCGTTGCGGCCGTGGTTCCACACCTGCCCATCGGCCCACACGATGCCGCCCGCCTCCTGCAGCCGGCCATTGGCGCTCCACAGGGCCGCCCCCACCACACCCACCTGCGGCTGGCGCGCAAAGCTGCCGGCAAGCCGGTCAAGAGCGTGATCGCCCACCAGCACGTCGTTGTTGAGCAGCAGCAGCAATTCCCCCCTTGCGAGCGCAGCGGCGCTGTTGCAGGTGGCCAGAAAGCCCTCGTTCTGCTCGCTGCGCCAGATCCGCAGCCAGGGCAGCTGGTGTTCAAGCTGGATGGTGGCATCGCTGGAGGCGTCGTCGGCCACGATCACCTCAAAGCCCGTGCCATTGGCCATCGCCACCAGGCTGCGCAGCGCATTGAGCGTGATGGCCCAGTGGTTGTGCACCGGAATCAGCACGCTGATCAGCGGTGGTTCGTGGCGATCAGCCGCCACCAGGTGCGCAGGCGCCGGCAGCGCCTCCAGGCCCCGCAGCGCCAGGCCGTAGTAGAGGAGCCGAAACGCTCCCTCAGGGTCGTGGCGCAGACTGTTCTGCACCTCGCTCCAGCCCGGCCCCCCCGGTAGCAGGGCGGCGATGTCGAGATCGGGGAGGGCGGACAGATCACCCATCCGAGCGATGGCGTCCGGCCCTTCCCCCAGGCAGTGGGTCCAGTGGCGCAGCAGCGGCAGCCAGGCCAGTGGGTCGCGAGCCATCAGCTGCTCCTCAGCGCTCGGCCTCAATCACCAGCACGCCCGGCAGATCCGAGCCCAGAACCCCATGCTTCCAGCTGGCGATGTGGTGCATCCGGGTTTCCGAGAAGCCGGCGGCCTGCAGCTGCTCCAGGATCTCCCAGCCCGGAATCCGGTACACCAGCGAGCCCTGCTTGGGGCGCACTGGATCGCCGTGGTAGTCGGGTTCGCCGCTCACCTCTGCCTCACCGGTTGCGCGGTTGTAATTGGCTTTCACAATCGATTCATACTGGCCGAACGCAAGCGGGCAGGTGGCCAGAAGGCGCCCGCACGGCCGCAGCACCCGGGCAATCTCGCGGAACGCCAGCTCCAGATCCTGGACGTGCTCGAACAGCTCGTTGCAGAGCACCAGATCAAAGCTGGCATCGCTGAAGGTGAGAGCACAGAGGTCCTGGTGGGGTATGCCGGAATAGACCTGTTCGGCATCCTCCAGGAATTCACTGCAGATCAGCCGTTGCTCCCCCAGCTGCCGCCGCAGCCACAGGGCAAAGCCGGTGAGTGCCTCAGCCAGGAAGATCTCCTGCTGGCCTAAACGCTCGAGTGTTCCATACAGCTGCTCAAGCACGACCAGCACGGCCCGGTTACGGCTCAGCAACCCATGGGCAATCAACGACTCGCGATAGTTCGGCCCACCAAAATGAATCGCCTCCGGCGGGATGTGCTGGGCGGTGAAGGGCTCCAGCAGACCAAGGTTCCTGCTTACCCGCACGCACTCGTCCAGCCGGCTGCCCTGCTGCAGCAGCACCGTGAGCTGTGGCTGAAAGGCGCCCAGATCGGCGTAGACCTGGCGAAGGTTGTGCAGCGCCAGCACCTCTTCGCCAGGCATCGGAGATTGCCAATCCCTTACCTGAACCACTGCCATATCTGCGGTTGGGTAATAACCTTAGGCACAGCCAGCCATCCGCTCTTCATCCCAGCACCAGACGTTGCAATGCCTGCTGCAGGCATCGACGCAGCACCTGCCGCTGCATCGCCTGCACCTGCTCGACCCGCGCCCCCTGCCGCTTGGCCTGCTCAAACGCCAGGGCAGCCTGCTGCTGCTGCTTGCCCTGCTGAGGCCCCGGCTCGATCGTGAGCAGCAGCGCCGCCCCGTAGCGCAGCCACTCCGCAGGGTCGTGGCTCTCCAGTGGATGGGCGTCGATCACTGCCTGCCAGTCACCCCGCTCGAATGCCTGCTTGCTCATGAACCCTTCCATCCTGCAGGAGATCATTATCGCCAGGATTGCTCCTCATCCACACTGCCCTCAGCAACAAACACAGCCTGAGCATGCAGACCGGTCGCGACCGGCTCAGGGAGGCCAGGGAGCGTTGAAAGCGTCGGGGGCCGACATGGGAGTTGCCGCAGCCTTTGCCCCTGCAAGCATCTGAGCAAGGTTCGCGGCCGCGCGGCATTCAGGCGCAGCCAGAAATCACCTGCCCCAGCAGCAAGAAAGCAGATGAATTTCAGGTTTCGTCACCATCCAATACCGAGAGATCGACCCGTGCCCGACGACACTGCTACCCAGCGGTATTGATGATGACAACACAACACCAAGATGAATGCAGGCAATGGCCGATATTATAACGACTGTCCTCTCAAAACAAAGCAACCAGTCGTGTCGGTCTATCTGTGTTCTAAACATACCGCATATTCTTAAGGTTATAGCCTCAACGCCAGCCCATCGCACCCACCAGCAGGGCCACCACCGCGTCAGGATCCACCTCCAGGTCCGGAAAGTTCAGCCCGTGGGCGCTGGGCACGTTGGATCCCACCTGGATGCAGTGCTCAATGCCCAGCCGGCTGGAGATCAGGGCAAAGGTCAAGCTCCCCATCCCCTCCGCCATCAGCTCCACAGCCACCTGCGGGGCCTCGCGGGCAAACAGCAGGTGGGTGAATCCAGCCCCATGGGGCCCGAGCAGCACCCGGTGGCGGCCCACCAACTCCGCCTGATCGCGCACGCCGAACGCCTCAAGCCTGTCGATCACCTGCAGCCGCGGCGTAAGCCGCTGCAGCGCGGCGATCAAGGCCGGTTCATTCAGCACTCGGCGGCGCTGGCGCCGCAGCACCAGCACACTCCCCGGCGGCGCCGGTGGCGGCCGAGCATCCACCAGTTGGCGCACCCAGCCGATCGCCAAGCCGCTGCAACGCAGCAGCGGGTGGGTGTGCCCCGCCCGGCGCAGATAGAAGAGGCGCTGCACGGTCAGCTCCAGACCGGGCTCCAGCGGCACGATCCAGTGCCCCAGTCTCTCCGCCACCCGCGCCAGCAGCTCCTGCTGAAAGGCTGTGCTGGGCGGCTCGATCACGATCGGGATCCGGCGGCGGCACTCCCGGGCCAGGGCGATCTTGGGGAGAAGATCGCACACGAAGTGGCAGAAGTTGGTGGTGTCGAGGTCGTCGCAAACGAGGAATGCCTCCGCCAGCTCCTCACGCCGCGACGGCTCCGCCGGTTGCCCCACCCCATCACCGCGGAGGGCGCCGCCGGCCAGAGGCCAATAGGCACTGCTGCCATCCGGCACCAGCCCACCCTGCTGATCCTCCAGCAGGTGATAGCCCTGCCACTCCCGAACTCGGCCACCCTTCAGCAGCGCCACCTCCAGGCTGAGCGGGCTGGCATCCAGCCCAGGCAGCCCTCCCTGGACGGGGAAATGGAGCCGCTCCGGTGCAGCGCAGCGAACGCTGTAGGCCAGATCCAGAGGGGTATCCAAGCGCAGGGCGGTAGGCGGGATTTCCGCGGCGCACCGCGGCAGGGGGGCTGTCACCGCCGCTACGGCCTGCCTGGCCGCCTCGGCGGCCCCCTCACCCCAGATCGCCGCCGTCAACCCATGGCGGTTGTTGTGGGCCAGCAGCGCCTCAAGCAACGCCCCCCGTACCGCGGCCATCAGACGCCGAGCCAGCGGGCAAGCGGCCGACCGCTGCTCAACGCCGCCACCCCATAACGCTGGTGCGCCGCCCGCAGCAGCGGCAGGCGGTAGGCGCCGCAATCGGCCAGCAGCACGGCGAACGGCCGCTGGCGGTAGAGCCCCTCCACCCCCTCCAGCAGCACCGCCAGGCTTTCCTCAAAGCTCTCCGCCGGGCGCGCCGGCCAGCGGCTAGCTGGCGTCTCCAGCACCCGCAGACCAAAGGGCTCCTCGCGGAAGGAGCGTCCAGCGCGGTGGGCTGCCTGCACCGCAGAAGATTGATCGCCGACGTACACCACTTCCAAACCGGCGAGCTCCGCCAGCAATTGCTCCGGTGGCGGCGGCGCCCCCACCAGCGGAAGCGGGCCAGCCTGCTGCGCCACCAGCTCCTGGCTCACCGCCAGCCAGCGCCCCAGGCAGCCGGCATCGTCGGTCCACACCGCGGCCTCCAGGATGGCCTGTACGGCGACCCGGCCCCAGCCCAGCAACCCCTGTAGCGGCTCATGGGTGCGGGCGTAATAGGCCTGATCCACGTGCAGGCGGCGCAGGGCCTCCAAAGGTGGCGGACACTGCATCCAGGGAAGATCCAGGCGTTCTTGCCAAAAGGCCGGATTCAGATGCTCCCGCCGCAGCGTGGCGAGAGCCGGCTCCAGCTTGGCCGGCGCCGCCAGCAGTGGCAGCAACACCGCCAGCTCCGTGGCATCCAGCTCGATCAGCAGGCTGTGCTGCCAGTCGAGCGTCGGCAGGGGCTCCAGCTTCTCCGCCAGACGCCGCTGCCAGGACGCCGCCAGGTAGGCCAGCCGCTCAAACGCCACTGTCGTCAACCGCAGCCCGGCACGCCAGGCCGGCTCCAGCGCCAACAACAGGGCTGGGGCCGCCGGCTGGGCCCGGCAACCGCGCGGCAGGTGCCACACAAAATCATCCAGCGCGTCTTCGATCTGCTGGAAG encodes:
- a CDS encoding glycosyltransferase; translated protein: MARDPLAWLPLLRHWTHCLGEGPDAIARMGDLSALPDLDIAALLPGGPGWSEVQNSLRHDPEGAFRLLYYGLALRGLEALPAPAHLVAADRHEPPLISVLIPVHNHWAITLNALRSLVAMANGTGFEVIVADDASSDATIQLEHQLPWLRIWRSEQNEGFLATCNSAAALARGELLLLLNNDVLVGDHALDRLAGSFARQPQVGVVGAALWSANGRLQEAGGIVWADGQVWNHGRNAPPEYGFAMAYERQCDYVSGCALAIRRQLWQELEGFDPRYQPAYAEDTDLCLRVRQAGQVVWVQPAARVMHLEGLSHSRSTEQGLKAHQLRNLEQLKQQWRTTLDREQPPTGHPWLLAADRQLLGRPLALLLQPTAEAIATCRQKGMGVLAMGDSPQADVLGLPLRWGGLECWLLEQLPGTPGAEVVLVGALEGSAGEIAMRLHQARPNWRLAARAAELPQQPQAMQLPALPGWDRDDLRILASSSGLHPDGWLETPSRLVIQMLRVGEDRMNALRLVLYLPEAAPMAVKPTLVIQLNSPGDPLCQVLKPGPNPVVLHCPEPLLRDCMVIDLRSSPWVQSVHSNDRRQLLAVLVDLEYDQVRTGTA
- a CDS encoding class I SAM-dependent methyltransferase, which translates into the protein MPGEEVLALHNLRQVYADLGAFQPQLTVLLQQGSRLDECVRVSRNLGLLEPFTAQHIPPEAIHFGGPNYRESLIAHGLLSRNRAVLVVLEQLYGTLERLGQQEIFLAEALTGFALWLRRQLGEQRLICSEFLEDAEQVYSGIPHQDLCALTFSDASFDLVLCNELFEHVQDLELAFREIARVLRPCGRLLATCPLAFGQYESIVKANYNRATGEAEVSGEPDYHGDPVRPKQGSLVYRIPGWEILEQLQAAGFSETRMHHIASWKHGVLGSDLPGVLVIEAER
- a CDS encoding glycosyltransferase family 61 protein is translated as MAAVRGALLEALLAHNNRHGLTAAIWGEGAAEAARQAVAAVTAPLPRCAAEIPPTALRLDTPLDLAYSVRCAAPERLHFPVQGGLPGLDASPLSLEVALLKGGRVREWQGYHLLEDQQGGLVPDGSSAYWPLAGGALRGDGVGQPAEPSRREELAEAFLVCDDLDTTNFCHFVCDLLPKIALARECRRRIPIVIEPPSTAFQQELLARVAERLGHWIVPLEPGLELTVQRLFYLRRAGHTHPLLRCSGLAIGWVRQLVDARPPPAPPGSVLVLRRQRRRVLNEPALIAALQRLTPRLQVIDRLEAFGVRDQAELVGRHRVLLGPHGAGFTHLLFAREAPQVAVELMAEGMGSLTFALISSRLGIEHCIQVGSNVPSAHGLNFPDLEVDPDAVVALLVGAMGWR